The following are from one region of the Heliangelus exortis chromosome 2, bHelExo1.hap1, whole genome shotgun sequence genome:
- the RRS1 gene encoding ribosome biogenesis regulatory protein homolog — MAAVRVEEVLAAAEEQEEEKRRSVTVEKELELEFDLGNLLALDPNPPAAASLRGDGPRREALLRALARDNTQLLVARLWELPAERAGGAGGPLVAQLPDPAFRLPREKPPPRPRPPTRWEQFARLKGIRRRKRTSLVWDEQAKEWRRRWGYRRAGGDPARAWLAEVPAGADPEEDQFARLRREKRERVARNELNRLRNLARAHRAGTAVPAAPLHPTGHQSREELNHVARVARVSTASLGRFQPRLPKESAELPSRSGGRKRRFEPLLGNLAAERSRQLEMLRDMGKKKPVLDITRAVNKQMRQEEAEAAAAKGKKKSQRGKRGRRQQRTGRSSKKSTARRQQQQRPAGSSTGSGRRKKA; from the coding sequence ATGGCGGCCGTGCGGGTGGAGGAAGTGCTGGCGGCCGccgaggagcaggaggaggagaagcgTCGGAGCGTCACGgtggagaaggagctggagctggagttTGACCTGGGCAATCTGCTGGCCCTGGACCCCAACCCGCCGGCGGCGGCGAGCCTGCGGGGCGACGGCCCGCGGCGGGAGGCCCTGCTGCGGGCTCTGGCCCGCGACAACACGCAGCTGCTGGTGGCCCGGCTCTGGGAGCTGCCGGCCGAGCGCGCCGGCGGGGCGGGAGGGCCGCTGGTGGCCCAGCTGCCCGATCCGGCCTTCCGACTGCCGCGGGAGAAGCCTCCGCCGCGGCCGCGGCCTCCTACCCGCTGGGAGCAGTTCGCCCGGCTGAAGGGCATCCGCCGGCGCAAGCGGACCTCGCTGGTGTGGGACGAGCAGGCCAAGGAGTGGCGGCGGCGCTGGGGCTaccggcgggcgggcggcgaCCCGGCCCGCGCCTGGCTGGCCGAGGTGCCGGCGGGTGCCGACCCGGAGGAGGACCAGTTCGCCCGGCTAAGGCGGGAGAAGCGGGAGCGGGTGGCCCGCAACGAGCTCAACCGACTGCGGAACCTGGCCCGCGCCCACCGGGCCGGCACCGCAGTCCCCGCCGCGCCCCTCCACCCCACCGGCCACCAGAGCCGGGAGGAGCTGAACCACGTCGCCCGGGTCGCCCGAGTCTCTACCGCCTCGCTGGGCCGCTTCCAGCCCCGGCTGCCCAAGGAGTCGGCGGAGCTGCCGTCCCGCAGCGGCGGGAGGAAACGCCGCTTCGAGCCGCTGCTGGGCAACCTGGCGGCCGAGCGCAGCCGGCAGCTGGAGATGCTGCGGGATATGGGCAAGAAGAAGCCGGTCCTCGACATCACCCGCGCCGTCAACAAGCAGATGCGCCAGGAGGAAGCCGAGGCGGCCGCCGCCAAGGGCAAGAAGAAGTCGCAACGGGGGAAGCGCGGCCGCCGGCAGCAGCGGACGGGCCGGAGCAGCAAGAAGAGCACGGcccggcggcagcagcagcagcgacCAGCGGGCAGCAGCACGGGCAGTGGCAGGAGAAAGAAGGCGTGA